The following proteins come from a genomic window of Thermoanaerobaculia bacterium:
- a CDS encoding DUF4926 domain-containing protein, with amino-acid sequence MIAAFAELEMVVLRRDLPGAKLEAGDVGTVVLAHAGGAGFEVEFATLAGETIAVVTVPAEDLRAIAPDEIAHVRRVA; translated from the coding sequence ATGATCGCCGCTTTCGCAGAGCTCGAAATGGTCGTCCTGCGACGAGACCTCCCGGGAGCGAAGCTCGAAGCCGGGGACGTCGGAACGGTCGTCCTGGCACATGCCGGGGGCGCCGGCTTCGAAGTCGAATTCGCCACCCTCGCCGGCGAGACGATCGCCGTCGTCACCGTGCCCGCCGAAGATCTCCGCGCGATCGCCCCCGACGAGATCGCGCACGTTCGCCGCGTCGCATGA
- a CDS encoding DUF2442 domain-containing protein, which translates to MERVTSVRALPTYRLEIEFSDGVRGVLDYEDRLFGPMMEPLRDPARFAHASDTGIDEWSVICWPNGADLAPDAIYDRLKAGAAGAR; encoded by the coding sequence ATGGAACGTGTGACTTCGGTGCGAGCGCTCCCAACCTACCGCCTCGAAATCGAGTTCTCCGACGGCGTCCGCGGAGTCCTCGACTACGAGGACCGGCTCTTCGGCCCGATGATGGAGCCCCTGCGCGACCCGGCCCGCTTCGCTCATGCCTCCGACACCGGCATCGACGAGTGGAGCGTCATCTGCTGGCCGAACGGCGCCGACCTCGCCCCCGACGCCATCTACGACCGCCTCAAAGCCGGAGCCGCTGGCGCCCGCTGA
- a CDS encoding PIN domain-containing protein, which produces MNADFLDSNILVYLFDETDPRKQTIAAGLVEKGLESGSACISFQVVQETLNVLTRKLAQPATPAQAERLMDEVLLPLWRGAPSPAFYRRGLELQERYSLSFYDALNVAAALEAGCTRLLSENLQHGLRIERLTVENPFKS; this is translated from the coding sequence ATGAACGCTGACTTCCTCGACTCGAACATCCTCGTCTACCTCTTCGACGAGACCGACCCGCGCAAGCAGACGATCGCCGCCGGGCTCGTCGAGAAAGGTCTCGAGTCGGGAAGCGCGTGCATCAGCTTTCAGGTCGTCCAGGAAACGCTGAACGTCCTGACGCGCAAGCTCGCGCAGCCGGCCACGCCGGCGCAGGCGGAGCGGCTGATGGACGAGGTCCTCCTGCCGCTCTGGCGCGGCGCGCCGAGCCCGGCCTTCTACCGCCGCGGCCTCGAGCTCCAGGAGCGCTACAGCCTCTCGTTCTACGACGCCCTGAATGTCGCCGCCGCCCTCGAAGCCGGCTGCACCCGCCTCCTCAGCGAGAATCTTCAGCACGGCCTGCGGATCGAACGCTTGACGGTCGAGAACCCCTTCAAGAGCTGA